The segment CCGGAACCTTACTAGGATTCATGCTCAGGTACCTTTTTCATGGCGAGAGTATTTACGTGCTTATTACAGGAGGCTTCTCGATGATACTTGCAGGTTTGCTTGTCACTTTTGTCAAAGATGAAAAAAAATAAGATGGATATAAAAGCCTGTTTATTTGATCTTGATGGGGTACTCGTTGATACTGCCCGTTTTCATTACCTGGCATGGAAGAAACTTGCCGATAAGCTGGGTTTTGAGTTCACAGAACACGACAACGAACGATTAAAAGGAATCAGCCGGATGGATTCACTTGAAATACTTCTTGAGATCGGGAACATAAAATTATCAAATGAACAGAAGGCTTTCTATGCAAAGGAAAAGAATGAAGTATACCTGCAATACATAGAGCAGATGACACCGCAGGATGTGCTGACGGGTGTCAGGGATTTTCTTGAAGAAATAAAGAATCAGAAAATAAAAACCGGATTGGGATCTGCCAGCAAAAATGCGCAGCTTATTCTTAATAAAACAGACATTACCCGGTATTTTGATGTCATTGTCGATGGCAACCTGGTTAACAGGGCAAAACCGGATCCGGAGGTTTTTACACTGGGCGCCAGCATGCTGGATGTACCAAATGAACAATGCATTGTGTTTGAAGATGCTGTGGCAGGTATCAAAGCAGCACAAAATGCAGGAATGAAAAGCGTGGGGATAGGGTCGGCAGATCTATTGAAAAACGCAGATCTTGTTTTTCCCGGCTTCGAAGGTTTGCACTTGAAGGATTTAAATTTTCAATAGGGAATTGTCATGCTGAGCGTTCATACTGAGCAAAGCCGATTTATCGGGACAAGTTCCGCAAAGGTGACTGAGAAAACGATTGTGGAGGTCTTATGAAGAATTATTATAGAATTGATGAGTGGAGCATCATTGAAGAGGGCCTTGATCCTCTCCGCCAGGAAGATTCCGAGAGCATATTCAGTCTCGGAAACGGGCACATGGGACAAAGAGCCAATTTTGAAGAGAAATATTCAGGAAAAAGTTTACAAGGCACATACATTGCAGGGGTATATTATCCCGATAAAACCCGTGTAGGATGGTGGAAAAACGGCTATCCGGAGTATTTCGCCAAGGTGGCCAACGCACCTAACTGGATAGGTATCTCGGTTTTAGCAGATGATGAGGAACTGGACCTGAATCTGTGCCGTATTTCAGACTTTCGCAGGGAATTAAATATGAAACATGGCTACCTTGATCGATCCTTTAAGGCTGAACTGAAATCAGGCAAGAAACTTGAAGTTCATGCCCGGAGATTCCTGAGTATGCATGATGATGAAATAGGCTCTATCCGTTACAAAGTCAAGGCTTTGAATTTTACTGGAGAAATTACCCTTGTACCTTATCTTGATGGCAACATCATGAACCGTGATGCCAATTATGATGAGAAATTCTGGGATGTGTTTGATTCTGGTATCCATAACGGCCATGCCTTCCTCAGAGCAAGAACCCGGAAATCCGGATTTGAAGTATGCTATTCCATGCTTGCTAACCTCTTGATTAATGGTACCCGGGTTGAATCTGCTCCAGAGTCAATTGACAAACCCGGTTTTGTGGGATTCCGGTATAAAGCAACACTCGCTGCCGGAGGTGAATTGACACTGTTTAAATATGTTTCAGTGCTCGATTCACTGAACTATGAGCCTGGTAATATCGCAACCATGAGCCATCTGTCGGTTGACAAAGCAGTAAATAAGGGTTTTGATTTGCTCATGAACGAGCATATTTTGCTATGGGAAGAACACTGGATGCGAAGCGACATTATAATAGAAGGTGATCCCGCAGCCCAGCAAGCCATTCGGTTTACCATCTTCCATCTAAACCAGACATATACAGGCAAAGATGAAAAACTGAACATCGGCCCAAAAGGATTTACCGGCGAAAAATATGGCGGAAGTACTTACTGGGATACCGAAGCATTCCTAATTCCCTTTTATCTCAGTACCGAACCTCCGGATGTAGTCAGAAACTTATTGAAATACAGGTATAAACACCTGCAGAAAGCCATTGATAATGCCGCGAAGTTGGGATTCAGCCATGGAGCCGCACTATATCCCATGGTTACAATGAACGGAGAGGAATGTCATAATGAATGGGAAATAACTTTTGAAGAAATTCACAGGAATGGAGCCATTGCTTATGCTATTTACAATTACATTAACTACACGGGCGACAGAAAATATCTA is part of the Bacteroidales bacterium genome and harbors:
- the pgmB gene encoding beta-phosphoglucomutase, giving the protein MKKNKMDIKACLFDLDGVLVDTARFHYLAWKKLADKLGFEFTEHDNERLKGISRMDSLEILLEIGNIKLSNEQKAFYAKEKNEVYLQYIEQMTPQDVLTGVRDFLEEIKNQKIKTGLGSASKNAQLILNKTDITRYFDVIVDGNLVNRAKPDPEVFTLGASMLDVPNEQCIVFEDAVAGIKAAQNAGMKSVGIGSADLLKNADLVFPGFEGLHLKDLNFQ
- a CDS encoding family 65 glycosyl hydrolase domain-containing protein; the protein is MKNYYRIDEWSIIEEGLDPLRQEDSESIFSLGNGHMGQRANFEEKYSGKSLQGTYIAGVYYPDKTRVGWWKNGYPEYFAKVANAPNWIGISVLADDEELDLNLCRISDFRRELNMKHGYLDRSFKAELKSGKKLEVHARRFLSMHDDEIGSIRYKVKALNFTGEITLVPYLDGNIMNRDANYDEKFWDVFDSGIHNGHAFLRARTRKSGFEVCYSMLANLLINGTRVESAPESIDKPGFVGFRYKATLAAGGELTLFKYVSVLDSLNYEPGNIATMSHLSVDKAVNKGFDLLMNEHILLWEEHWMRSDIIIEGDPAAQQAIRFTIFHLNQTYTGKDEKLNIGPKGFTGEKYGGSTYWDTEAFLIPFYLSTEPPDVVRNLLKYRYKHLQKAIDNAAKLGFSHGAALYPMVTMNGEECHNEWEITFEEIHRNGAIAYAIYNYINYTGDRKYLAEYGLEVLIALSRFWKQRVNKSGTRGKYVILGVTGPNEYENNVNNNWYTNKMAAWTLKYTIESLDFVKNEYPDRYNAIIDKTNLVPDSEIPVWQDVIQNMFYPVLQEEGIILQQEGYMDKEQLVVSDLLPSERPINQHWSWDRILRSVFIKQADVLQGMFCFEDEFTTDEIRRNYLFYESRTVHESSLSPCIHSILANRIGDVERAYELYLRTSRLDLDDYNREVCEGLHITSMGGTWMSIVLGFGGMRVRDGILCFTPNLPKQWKKLSFNINFRGRILHISISDNETRVSLLKGEPLRVNLNGKMINC